Genomic segment of Candidatus Acidiferrales bacterium:
AAAAAAACCGTTTGTCGTTTGCTGTTCCCTTGCGGAGCGTATCCGCCCAAGTGAGGATCACCGTGGCAAGGATCATTTGTCTCCTGCTGTTGTTTTTCTTTCCGGGCGCGCCCCTTTGCGGTCAAGAGTTGCAGAAGAGCGCCGATGTCAACACCCAACTCTTTCGACTGCTCCACCTCGACCGAGCAGCCCATGACTACACCATTGGCCCGGACGACGTGCTCCGGATTAGCGTGTTCGAGGTGCCGGAAATCTCAGGCGACTACCGGGTCAGTTCCCGCGGACAGCTTTCTCTGCCGCTCTTGCCCGGAAAAATCCTCGCTGCCGGCCTGACCGCTGCTGAACTGGAGACGGCCCTGGAGGAGAGCCTCCTGGCAAGCCGGCTAGTCAACTCGCCACAGGTAAGCGTCGCCGTGAAAGAATACCGCAGCCACCCCATCACGGTGGTGGGGGCGGTCCGCCGGCCAACCGTGTACCAGGCGGTCGGCCGGACTTCTCTCCTCGAAGTGCTTGCCCACGCCGAGGGATTGGCCGATGACGCTGGCGGCACCGTCGTCATCACCCGCCCAGCCATCCGGCCGCTGGCCGGGTCACCGGCTGACCGGACGGCTGGCAACCCCGGTCCCACCGAGGCGGGATCGCCCGAAACCACGGTCATCCGACTCAAAGACCTGCTCGACTCCGGCGATCCCCGCTTCAACGTTCCGGTTGAGGGTGGCGACACGGTGGCCGTGCCGCGCGCCGGAATCGTTTACGTGGTCGGAGCCGTCAACCGCCCCGGCGGTTTTGTTTTGAAAGACGACCGGGAGGAAATGACCGTGTTAAAGGCATTAGCGCTGGCCGAGGATCTGAAGCCCAGCGCCCTGCGCAGTAAAGCGGTAATTGTCCGCAAAGACTTCCGCACCGGCCAGAGCGCTGAAATCCCCGTCGATCTCAGCAAGATCCTGGGCGCCAAAGGTTCGAACCCGGTTCTTCACGCCAACGACATTTTGTTTGTCCCCGACAGCGGCGGAAAGCGAGCCCTGCGCCGGGCGGCGGAGGCCGCGCTTCAAATCACCACCGGCATCGTCATCTTTCGGCGTTAGCCGGAGTTCGGGACTTGTGGTGAGCGAAGCCGAACCAAACGAGGGAAAAACCAAATGAGCGAGCACAATCAACTAGCCCCTTACCATCCCGCAGCGGTGGAGCGCGCCGATTCCCGGCAACTGGCGACGCCGTACTACGATGGCCCGCCCATCCAAACCCTTTGGCCCGAGCATCCCTTGCGGGAGTACTGCCGGATTCTGTTCAAGCGACGGTGGACGGTTTTGACCATCGTCCTGGTCCTGACCACGCTCGTGACCATCGCCACTTTTCGCATGACCCCTATCTATTCGGCCACCGCCAAGGTGGAGATTGCGCCGGAACAGCCGGACATGCAGTCGCTCAATGAAATGTTCCGCTATTACCCCACCGATGAGTACTTCCTGCGGACCCAGATCAAGGTTCTACAGAGTGACACCCTGGCGCTCAAGACGATCGAAGATCTCCAGTTGCAAAAACACCCTGATTTTGCTTCGCAGGGAAAGAGCTGGCGGCAGTTGGTCAGTTCCTCCCGGGATAAGGCCGAGACCATTTTGGTGGAGCGGTTCCACTCCCGACTGCAGGTTGAGTTGCTGCGCATCAGTCGTTTGGTGGAAATCCGTTTTGAAAGCCCCAATCCGCGGCTCGCCGCCGACGTGACCAACACCTTGGTGCGCAACTATATTGATTACAACTTTCGCCGCAAGTACCAAACCACCACTAAGGCCTCGGAGTGGATGACCGAACAACTGGATGAGCTGAAGGCAAAGGTGGAGCGCTCCCAGCAGGCGCTGGTGGACTACGAACGCCGGCACCAGATCGTGAACCTGGACGAGAAACAGAACCTGGTCACCCAGAGAATGGTTGACGTGAGCCGCGAATTCACTTTGGCTCAGGCCGATCGTATCCAGAAAGAATCGCTTCACAAGATGGCCCGGGGCGGCGATCTCCAAAAAGTTTCCGCCGTCGCCCAGAACCAGCTCATCCAGCGCCTGAGCGAACGCTACATTGAGCTGAGCACCCAGATGAGCGAGGTCAACACCCAATTCGGGCCCAACTATCCGAAGTTCGTCCGCCTCCAAAACCAGCTCACCGAGCTCCGCAATCTAATTGAGAAAGAAGAAACCAAGGTTCTGCATTCCCTCCAGGCAGACTACCGGGCAGCCCTCGAACGCGAGCAACTGTTGCTGGCTGCGGTACAGGCGCAAAAGGCTGAAGCCAGCCGGCTGAGCGAACTCCTCATCCAGTATGACATTCTCAAGCGCGAGGCTCAGTCCAACCAGCAGCTTTACGACGGCTTGCTTAAGCGATTGAAGGAGGCGGGAATTTCCGCCGGACTGAGAGCGAGCAACATCCACCTGGTCGATCCCGCCCGCATCCCCGTCGAGCCGGTCCGGCCGCGCAAGGCGTTGAACCTCGCCCTCAGCCTGCTCGTCGGCCTCGTGCTCGGGGTGATGGTGGCCTTGGTTCAGGAGCACCTGGACAACACGGTGAAGACACCGGAAGAAGTCGAGCAGGTTGCGGCCATCCCATCGCTCGGATTGATCCCCGCGCAGATTTCGCCGAACGGCTCCCGCCGGAGGCGACGCCGGCTCGCTGCCGGGCGGCAGGAATGGGCCCTGCCCGCTGAGCCGGTGGAGTTGGTTTCATTGCAGAGCCCGAAATCAGCCATCGCCGAATCCTACCGCTCGCTGCGCACCGCCGTTCTGCTCTCCACCTCGGCCCGTCCGCCGCAAGTCCTGCTGGTCAGCAGCCCCCAGCCGGCCGAGGGCAAGACCACTGTGGTCACCAACCTGGCGGTGCTTTTGGCCCAGCTCGGCGGACCGGTCATCCTGGTGGATTCCGACATGCGCAAGCCGCGCATCCACAAGATCTTTGGCCTGTCCAATGAGCGCGGCCTCAGCACCTATCTCACCGGCACCGATCAGCTTGAGCAGACCATTGTTCCCATCGAGAGCGTCCCCCACCTCTCGGTAATGACCTGCGGGCCGCTCCCGCCCAATCCAGCCGAATTGCTTTCTTCCACCATTATGCAAGAGATGGTCGCCCAATTGAGGCCGCGCTTCACCCACATCTTGCTCGATTCGCCGCCCATCATCCACGTTACCGACGCGGTCATTCTCTCCTCGTTGAGCGACGGAGTCATTCTGGTTGCTCAGGGCGGGGTGACCACCCGGGAGGCGCTGAAGCGCGCCCGCAAGATCCTTCACCATGTCAACGGCAAGTTGCTGGGCATCGTGCTCAACAATGTAGATGTTCGTTCGAGCGATTATTCCTACTATTATGGCGGCCGTTACTACTACTATTACGATTCGGCGGAACCGATGAAGGAAAAATCTTCCGCCGAGGTTCCGCTCGCCCCGATGCAATCGGGGAATCCGCCTCAAGAGGGCGGAGGAACGACGACGTAGCCTGGCTGCGAATCGGTCGGTGTCTCCGCCTCAGCAGAGTGGAATGGAGCTTCGAACGCAATCGCCGACTCTACGGGTGCTCATGCTCGCCGGGCTCGCGCTTTTAGCCGCAGCTTTCGCCTACCGGTGCTTCCAGCTTGCTGCGGCGGATACGCTTGCCGATGGCGGTGAACTCGAAAAGCTGGAGTGGGCGGTGCGGCTGGCCCCCGCCCAGGCCGACTATCACAATCGTCTCGGGCGCGCGCTCATCTATTCCGTCACCGTGTTTGAAATGGACAGGGCCACCGAGCAGTTGGAGGCGGCCACCCGCCTCAGCCCGCGTACCGGCCAATATTGGATGGATCTGGCCCTGGCCTACGAAATGCAACACCGCCCGCCCGACGCGGCGGCGGCGATGGAACGAGCGGTGGCCCTGCGGCCCCACGGCGTGGACGCCCTGTGGACTGCCGGCAACTACTTTCTTCGCACCCGCCAAATCGACCGCTCCCTGCCCTACTTCCGCCAGCTTCTCGAATTGACACCGGCCTACAACTGGCTGACCTTTGCCATCCTCTGGCGGGCCAGCGAGAACGCCGAGGCGGACCTCAATCGCCTGTTGCCGGCCTCGGTCCAGGTCTGGCTCGAGTACCTTCAGTTTCTCGTGGCCAACAACCACCCGGAAGCCGCCAGCCGTCAATGGGAGAAAATTTTCGCGCGTAAGGACCCCTACGACCCCCGCATGGTTTTTTCTTATTTCGATCTTTTGCTCAGCCGGGGACAACCCGATGCTGCCCGCGCCGTCTGGCAACACTTGCGCGACGCGGGGTTGATTCCGCCTCGCCCGGATGGGGCTCGCGGCCAGGCTCCCTCACCATCCGCTCCGGGGCAGGCAGCGGGCAACCTGCTCTACAACGGTGACTTCGAGGAAACACCGCTGCTCGGCGGTTTTGACTGGCGCGTGATGCTCTCTCCGGATGTCACCGCCGATCTCGAGAGCCCGGTCGCCCACACCGGAACTTTTTCTCTCAAGGTCGAGTTCACCAGGAAAGAAAACTTTCACTTCGCCGGGGTCGCGCATCTGGCCCCGGTAGAACCGCTGCATCGCTATCGTTTGACCGGTTTCTTGCGCGCCGAAGGCGTTTCGAGCGACAGCGGGCCGCGCTTGCTCGTCACCGACTACTACTCGCCCGACAAACTGCGAGTCATGACACCGGACGTGCTCGGCACAACGGATTGGAAAGAGGTTTCCGTCGAGTTTCCCACGCTCCCCGCCACCCGCTTGCTCCAGGTTGTTCTTTACCGTCCGCCGAGCCGAACGTTTGACAACAAGATGAGCGGGCGCATTTGGCTGGACTCCGTGCGTCTCGAATCGCTCGGCCCGGTGCCATCCGGTGCAGGGCTCGGCCCGGCTCCGGGCAAATCCGTCCCGCCTCGGCGGCGTGGCGCCGGGCGGTCGGATTCTCTCGAACGACGAAAGGTAGGTTGAGAACAATCTTGACCGCTGCATACCCTGCGTCCGAATCGCCGCTGGTGAGGACGGCGGAGCCGCCCTCCCGAAGCTTCGGGACGCATTGGCGAGAGTGGTATGCGCCGTTGCTCCTGGTCTTTCTCCCGGCGGCAGCGTCGCTCGCTTTTGGCGCCGTCGAAGGCTGGGCATGGGGCGCCGTCAGCCTCGGAGGATTGCTGCTCCTGCTCGTCTGGCTCGTGCCCGCCATCGCTCGCGGCCGCCTTTCTATCGCCCCCAACCCGCTCTATGCGCCGGCGCTGCTCTTCGGCTTGCTTGCCGCCTTTCAATGGTTGAGCCGCCGTTCCCTGGACCCGGGCGCCACCGAATTGGATCTGGTCCGGCTTACCGGCTACGGAATCTTTTTCTTCCTTGCCGCCAATCTTCTCGCGACGCCTCGCCAGCTCCGGCGTTACGCCCAGGCAGCCGCTATCTTCGGATTCTTGCTGGCGCTTTTTGCCATCGTGCAGTTGCTGACCTTCAACGGCAAAATCTACTGGATATTTGAGACGCGATTTGGCGGCTATATTGTCGGCCCTTACGTCAATCACAACCACTACGCCGGCCTGATGGAAATGCTGCTGGCGCTGACTGTCGGCCTGCTGCTCGACCGTGGCGTCGCAAGAGAGCGCAAACCGCTCGTTGCTTTCTGCGGCGTCTTGATGGCGGTATCGCTGATTCTGAGCGGCTCGCGCGGCGGCCTGGTTTCCTTTCTCTTTCAGGTGATCTTCTTTTTCTGCCTGATGCTGCGTGGGAGCCGTCTTGCGACAGGCGCCCGCATCGGGCGCGCGTGGTTTGCCGTGCCGCTTCTCGCCGTCATTTTGATCGGTTTTCTTTGGCTCGATCCGGGCAACATCTCCCGGCGTTACGCCCACTTCATGAACCAGTCGCTTGCCGGCGAGGTGGGGTTGGAGCTGCGTCCCCAGGCCACGCTGGATACGCTCGGCATCTTCCTTGATCACCTCCCACTCGGGGTCGGCCTGGGCGCCTTCCCCGCCGTCTTCCCGCAATATTGCCGCTTCCCGATGTTTCGCCTCTGGAACTACGCCCACAACGACATCGCGCAGGTGATGGCGGAGATGGGTGTGCCGGGGACGCTCTTGTTGATCTGGTTCTTTGCCGCGCTCTTCCGTAAGGGCATGCTTCGCGCAGCCGATTGGCCGCGCCAGGCCGGCGCCGGTGTGAGGCTCGGAGCGCTGCTCGGTTGCGCCGGGATTTTCGTCCACAGCTTTGTGGACTTCAACCTCCACATCCCGGCGAACGCGTTTTGGTTCTTTAGCCTCGCCGGGCTGGCCACGGCAACCGGCCAAGGCGGGCTCGAGGCCGGTTCGGACGTACAGCGGATGCGGCCCAAATAGGGACGCAAAATGCTGTTAATAAAGGGGTTAGGTCACATATCCCCCTGTGAGTGACAGGGCGGAGCCGTGAACAGACCATGGCCGAACGGGCGCAATCGGAAATCGTGACCGGGGCGGGAATCGGGCTCACCCCGCAATTGTCATCGGCCGCCGTTCTGCCCGTCGTGCTGGCCGGCGAGTCCCAACGCCGCTGGTACGCGCTCGAAACACGCTCGCGCCACGAGAAAGTCGTCCACTCGCAACTCGAGCAGAAAGCCATCGAATCCTTCTTGCCGCTTTATCACTCGGTGCGCCGCTGGAAAGATCGCCGGAAAGAATTGGCCCTGCCGCTCTTCCCCGGGTACCTCTTTGTGAGGATAGGGCTCAATGAGCGGCGGGAGGCGCTGGAGACCCGTGGGGTGGCTCGCATCGTCAGTTTTGGCGGTGTTCCGGCCAGCTTGCCGGAAACGGAGATTGAAGCCATCCGGCACTTCCTCAAGCGGAAAGTGCAGCTCGACCCCTATCCTTATCTCCGAGTAGGCCGGCGCGCCCGCATCCGCAGCGGGCCGTTTCAGGGACTCGAAGGCATCTTGCTACGAAAGAAAAATAGCCTGCGCTTTGTCATTTCTTTGCACTTGATCCTCCGCTCGGTTGCAGTCGAGATCGATGCTGAAGACCTCATGCAGATCTAACGCTCTCTAACAATGAGTAGAGAGTGGTCCGGCACCTGGATGCAGCAGCGCAGCAACTTGACAAGCGCTCAAGCCGTTGTACAATTGAATTGGTCAATACAAAAGGACGGCTAGAAGGCGCGAGAATGGTCAAAGTTGTTACCGCCTATACAGTGAAGACGCACTTGGGGCGCATTTTGCGAGAGCTGCGAGAGAATGACCGCTTTGTGATTTTCCGCCGGAATCTTCCGGTAGGCATTCTCTTGAGTATCCACGACTACGTCAAGGAGCACCCTGATCAATTCCAGGACGTGGAGGATTTTATCGATACCTTGCTCGAGGAGAGCGACCCGCAATTCCAGCGGAGCTTGAAGAAAGCTGCCCGAGAGACTAAGCGGGGTCGCTACCTCAGCCACACTCAGGTGAAACTCGCGCTGGCCAACAAGAAGCTCCGATAATGTCCTCGCCCTTCGCCGCAAGATACAGTCACTGCTTCCTCGACGATCTCAGAAAACTCGACCCACCCGTTCAACGGAGAATTCTCAAGGCAATCGAAGCTAAACTTCTCGCGGATCCCTTCAAGTACTCGAGGAAGCTCGCGGGCAAAACGGGGCCAGGCCGTTGGCGTTTCCGAGTAGGAGACTATCGCATTCGCTTCGACATCCAAGGACGCATCCTGCTTTTCTATCGCGTTCGTCATCGGCGCGAAATCTACGAGTAAAAGGTTTGGTCGAGTTGCCTCGCACCCGCAGCGGGCCGTTTTCAAGGACTCGTCCGTGGACGGAACCTCTGAGATGCTGCGTAAACCATTTGCGGCAGTGAGGCTGAGGGAGGTGATGAACCGAGAGCACAAGAGCGCCTTGCGC
This window contains:
- a CDS encoding O-antigen ligase family protein, which translates into the protein MTAAYPASESPLVRTAEPPSRSFGTHWREWYAPLLLVFLPAAASLAFGAVEGWAWGAVSLGGLLLLLVWLVPAIARGRLSIAPNPLYAPALLFGLLAAFQWLSRRSLDPGATELDLVRLTGYGIFFFLAANLLATPRQLRRYAQAAAIFGFLLALFAIVQLLTFNGKIYWIFETRFGGYIVGPYVNHNHYAGLMEMLLALTVGLLLDRGVARERKPLVAFCGVLMAVSLILSGSRGGLVSFLFQVIFFFCLMLRGSRLATGARIGRAWFAVPLLAVILIGFLWLDPGNISRRYAHFMNQSLAGEVGLELRPQATLDTLGIFLDHLPLGVGLGAFPAVFPQYCRFPMFRLWNYAHNDIAQVMAEMGVPGTLLLIWFFAALFRKGMLRAADWPRQAGAGVRLGALLGCAGIFVHSFVDFNLHIPANAFWFFSLAGLATATGQGGLEAGSDVQRMRPK
- a CDS encoding polysaccharide biosynthesis tyrosine autokinase; translated protein: MSEHNQLAPYHPAAVERADSRQLATPYYDGPPIQTLWPEHPLREYCRILFKRRWTVLTIVLVLTTLVTIATFRMTPIYSATAKVEIAPEQPDMQSLNEMFRYYPTDEYFLRTQIKVLQSDTLALKTIEDLQLQKHPDFASQGKSWRQLVSSSRDKAETILVERFHSRLQVELLRISRLVEIRFESPNPRLAADVTNTLVRNYIDYNFRRKYQTTTKASEWMTEQLDELKAKVERSQQALVDYERRHQIVNLDEKQNLVTQRMVDVSREFTLAQADRIQKESLHKMARGGDLQKVSAVAQNQLIQRLSERYIELSTQMSEVNTQFGPNYPKFVRLQNQLTELRNLIEKEETKVLHSLQADYRAALEREQLLLAAVQAQKAEASRLSELLIQYDILKREAQSNQQLYDGLLKRLKEAGISAGLRASNIHLVDPARIPVEPVRPRKALNLALSLLVGLVLGVMVALVQEHLDNTVKTPEEVEQVAAIPSLGLIPAQISPNGSRRRRRRLAAGRQEWALPAEPVELVSLQSPKSAIAESYRSLRTAVLLSTSARPPQVLLVSSPQPAEGKTTVVTNLAVLLAQLGGPVILVDSDMRKPRIHKIFGLSNERGLSTYLTGTDQLEQTIVPIESVPHLSVMTCGPLPPNPAELLSSTIMQEMVAQLRPRFTHILLDSPPIIHVTDAVILSSLSDGVILVAQGGVTTREALKRARKILHHVNGKLLGIVLNNVDVRSSDYSYYYGGRYYYYYDSAEPMKEKSSAEVPLAPMQSGNPPQEGGGTTT
- a CDS encoding tetratricopeptide repeat protein; this encodes MELRTQSPTLRVLMLAGLALLAAAFAYRCFQLAAADTLADGGELEKLEWAVRLAPAQADYHNRLGRALIYSVTVFEMDRATEQLEAATRLSPRTGQYWMDLALAYEMQHRPPDAAAAMERAVALRPHGVDALWTAGNYFLRTRQIDRSLPYFRQLLELTPAYNWLTFAILWRASENAEADLNRLLPASVQVWLEYLQFLVANNHPEAASRQWEKIFARKDPYDPRMVFSYFDLLLSRGQPDAARAVWQHLRDAGLIPPRPDGARGQAPSPSAPGQAAGNLLYNGDFEETPLLGGFDWRVMLSPDVTADLESPVAHTGTFSLKVEFTRKENFHFAGVAHLAPVEPLHRYRLTGFLRAEGVSSDSGPRLLVTDYYSPDKLRVMTPDVLGTTDWKEVSVEFPTLPATRLLQVVLYRPPSRTFDNKMSGRIWLDSVRLESLGPVPSGAGLGPAPGKSVPPRRRGAGRSDSLERRKVG
- a CDS encoding polysaccharide biosynthesis/export family protein; this translates as KNRLSFAVPLRSVSAQVRITVARIICLLLLFFFPGAPLCGQELQKSADVNTQLFRLLHLDRAAHDYTIGPDDVLRISVFEVPEISGDYRVSSRGQLSLPLLPGKILAAGLTAAELETALEESLLASRLVNSPQVSVAVKEYRSHPITVVGAVRRPTVYQAVGRTSLLEVLAHAEGLADDAGGTVVITRPAIRPLAGSPADRTAGNPGPTEAGSPETTVIRLKDLLDSGDPRFNVPVEGGDTVAVPRAGIVYVVGAVNRPGGFVLKDDREEMTVLKALALAEDLKPSALRSKAVIVRKDFRTGQSAEIPVDLSKILGAKGSNPVLHANDILFVPDSGGKRALRRAAEAALQITTGIVIFRR
- a CDS encoding UpxY family transcription antiterminator, with translation MAERAQSEIVTGAGIGLTPQLSSAAVLPVVLAGESQRRWYALETRSRHEKVVHSQLEQKAIESFLPLYHSVRRWKDRRKELALPLFPGYLFVRIGLNERREALETRGVARIVSFGGVPASLPETEIEAIRHFLKRKVQLDPYPYLRVGRRARIRSGPFQGLEGILLRKKNSLRFVISLHLILRSVAVEIDAEDLMQI